In Malus sylvestris chromosome 15, drMalSylv7.2, whole genome shotgun sequence, a single genomic region encodes these proteins:
- the LOC126601237 gene encoding probable polygalacturonase At3g15720 encodes MSITNTLVCILVFFLASSLFIGIGQGHKILDVTKYGAMGDGRADDSQAFFKAWKDLCEGNNDATDDIPILIVPEGKTYLLQRIKFEGPCNSKSVHVQILGNLLAPVRGAWKECDSGDWLSFSNIENLMLDGSGKIDGQGAAWWSTSQYNARSRKLLANNDCKPNKALQFHNCQNLKLSGLTFLNSPQAHIGINSCDNADVSDLNIHAPEDSPNTDGIDISSSTHVTIRNSFIGTGDDCIAIGDGCSFLYITNIACGPGHGISVGSLGEDGASNKVDNIYVKDCSFTGTTNGARIKTWQGGSGYARNITFERIKLDRAKYPIIIDQYYCNGEHNCKSQSSAVVVADVTYNDFEGTSATDEAIKLNCDKVSGGCHNILMDKINIVPAVGDMKIFASCNNADGTHVGTTVPDVACLKSSTTEPTTPTTPSSPKTSAPPVQILPLPSPPPIPVMPLPSPSPVPVMPLPSPSPVPVMPLPSPSPVPIIPPPARPPVSVIPTPSLPSITPPPEDIKPPPVPITPPPQPITPPQSTAPPVPRGLDITGGAGEAGELDPSYFPSGAPGSANLPISYYLFCPLMVVLTATTIIFN; translated from the exons ATGTCGATCACCAACACACTCGTTTgcattttagttttctttctcgCTTCATCGTTGTTTATTGGCATCGGACAAGGCCACAAAATATTAGACGTAACCAAATACGGTGCTATGGGAGATGGACGGGCAGACGACTCCCAAGCTTTTTTTAAAGCGTGGAAAGATTTATGTGAAGGAAATAATGACGCTACGGATGACATACCGATACTTATTGTGCCGGAGGGGAAAACGTACTTATTGCAACGTATAAAGTTTGAAGGTCCATGCAACTCGAAGAGCGTTCACGTTCAGATTCTAGGGAATTTATTGGCTCCTGTGCGTGGTGCATGGAAAGAATGCGATTCGGGGGACTGGCTAAGTTTTTCAAACATTGAAAACCTAATGCTCGACGGCTCAGGAAAAATCGACGGCCAAGGGGCTGCGTGGTGGAGCACCAGCCAGTACAATGCGAGATCGCGCAAACTCTTGGCAAATAACGACTGCAAACCAAATAAGGCATTGCAGTTCCACAACTGTCAAAACCTTAAGCTCAGCGGACTGACTTTTCTGAACAGCCCGCAAGCGCATATTGGTATAAATAGTTGTGACAATGCAGATGTCTCAGATTTGAACATACATGCGCCGGAAGACAGTCCAAACACTGATGGTATTGACATCTCTTCCTCGACCCATGTCACCATTCGCAACTCGTTTATCGGAACAGGCGATGATTGTATCGCCATTGGCGACGGGTGTTCCTTTCTCTACATCACCAACATTGCGTGCGGACCAGGCCATGGAATTAG CGTTGGAAGCTTAGGAGAAGATGGAGCTAGTAATAAAGTGGACAACATATACGTGAAAGATTGTAGTTTTACTGGAACTACAAACGGAGCGAGAATAAAAACGTGGCAGGGCGGCTCCGGGTATGCGAGGAACATCACGTTTGAGAGGATCAAACTTGACAGAGCCAAATACCCTATCATTATTGATCAGTACTATTGCAATGGGGAACACAATTGCAAAAGTCAGTCGTCGGCCGTGGTGGTGGCGGATGTGACGTACAACGATTTTGAAGGCACTTCTGCGACGGATGAGGCGATTAAACTCAACTGTGATAAAGTTTCTGGTGGCTGTCATAATATTTTGATGGATAAAATTAATATAGTGCCAGCGGTCGGGGATATGAAGATTTTTGCATCTTGTAACAATGCCGACGGAACTCATGTCGGCACTACGGTGCCCGACGTGGCTTGTCTAAAGAGTTCAACAACGGAGCCTACGACCCCAACAACACCATCTTCACCAAAAACTAGCGCTCCGCCGGTACAAATCCTACCATTGCCATCGCCACCACCTATACCGGTAATGCCGCTGCCGTCGCCGTCACCTGTACCGGTAATGCCATTGCCGTCGCCGTCACCTGTACCGGTAATGCCACTGCCATCGCCGTCACCTGTACCAATCATTCCTCCGCCAGCGCGACCACCGGTATCAGTCATACCAACGCCATCGCTGCCATCAATCACCCCACCACCAGAAGATATCAAGCCACCGCCAGTGCCGATCACACCACCACCGCAACCAATCACGCCACCACAGTCAACTGCACCACCTGTGCCACGGGGACTAGACATCACAGGGGGGGCAGGGGAGGCAGGCGAGCTAGATCCTTCGTACTTCCCAAGTGGAGCTCCTGGCAGTGCTAATCTACCTATAAGCTACTACCTATTTTGCCCACTGATGGTGGTCCTTACTGCAACaactataatttttaattaa
- the LOC126601415 gene encoding kinesin-like protein KIN-7N, with the protein MALMEKICVAVRVRPPVAHDSSTGTIWKVDDNRISLHKPHGTPISGISYAFDHVFDEDCTNSTVYELLTKDIIHAAVEGFNGTAFAYGQTSSGKTFTMNGSKTDPGIIHRAVRDVFDRIQMMSHQEFLIRVSYMELYNEEINDLFAVENQKLQIHESLERGIFVAGLREEIVSNSEQVLKLIESGEVNRHFGETNMNARSSRSHTIFRMVIESHAKDTSSSADAIRVSVLNLVDLAGSERIAKTGAGGVRLKEGKYINKSLMILGNVINKLSDGAKNRGHIPYRDSKLTRILQPALGGNAKTSIICTIAPEEVHIEETKGTLQFASRAKCITNCAQVNEILTDAALLKRQKQEIEDLRMKLQGSHAGVLEQEILKLRNDLLQYELEREKLEMELEEQRKSHKQQEQCIRDQQMKTDNLSGLSTISDFERSSSQAQDSGTHSLKEDSSDSSSKSQGDIFSTPSNFKAATHSFIVKRSNYSPLPSFSPLPDAFSNVVDEDTWLKMNKGFIADLDSLQMTPARKVQSFPPSDEVPGSTENYKQDVQNLKRQLELAVGERDDLKRKHAEQAALNDQLVRDISELQKEAKLIREIPHRLSECAATCKDFYVDVLSKTQSFISDEKSSVATLLSSISEIGTNLFTTLETHFSEAFDDGQRSFFASSSLIQEQHKVLSERLNSAVKLLVSSEPSSVENEQVRNSPFSSKYKDYARGGETAGWEEKLSNELNTIKERYRGLEEELDSNNQLLEKSKQRYDALEAEFRLLKEERDSLHKKVSESSQTLALVTDQKENVVKDLNHELLRRKDLEEQIKQFRVVFGCRKTSLMSFHSEFKSKLESLRAKNPDSVPKFVGC; encoded by the exons ATGGCTCTAATGGAGAAGATCTGCGTTGCGGTTCGAGTGAGGCCTCCGGTAGCTCACGATTCCTCCACCGGAACTATCTGGAAGGTCGACGACAACCGCATTTCGCTCCACAAGCCCCACGGCACGCCGATCTCCGGTATCTCCTACGCTTTCG ATCATGTGTTCGATGAAGATTGTACGAATTCTACGGTTTATGAGCTGCTCACCAAGGACATTATTCATGCCGCAGTCGAAGGATTTAATG GAACTGCGTTTGCTTATGGACAGACTAGCAGTGGGAAGACTTTCACCATGAATGGTTCCAAAACAGATCCAGGTATCATTCATCGAGCCGTTAGAGATGTTTTTGACAGAATCCAGATG ATGTCACACCAGGAGTTTCTGATTCGAGTATCCTACATGGAATTGTACAATGAGGAAATTAACGACCTTTTTGCAGTAGAGAATCAGAAATTGCAGATTCATGAGAGTTTGGAG CGTGGCATATTTGTTGCTGGCCTCAGGGAGGAAATTGTCAGTAATTCTGAACAGGTGTTGAAGCTCATTGAATCTGGAGAAG TTAATAGGCACTTTGGAGAAACAAACATGAATGCTCGGAGTAGTAGATCTCACACAATATTCAGAATG GTAATTGAAAGCCATGCGAAGGACACTAGTTCAAGTGCTGATGCTATTCGTGTCTCTGTCTTG AATTTGGTAGATTTAGCTGGTTCTGAAAGAATTGCTAAAACTGGAGCTGGCGGAGTACGTCTGAAGGAAGGAAAGTACATAAACAAGAGCTTAATGATTCTTGGTAATGTAATTAACAAACTTAGTGATGGCGCAAAAAACAG GGGTCACATCCCTTATCGTGATAGTAAGCTTACCCGTATACTTCAACCTGCCCTTGGAGGCAATGCCAAAACTTCAATTATATGCACTATAGCACCAGAAGAG GTACACATTGAGGAAACAAAGGGAACCCTTCAATTTGCTAGCAGAGCTAAGTGCATCACTAATTGTGCTCAAGTGAATGAG ATTTTGACAGACGCAGCCTTACTGAAGCGGCAAAAACAAGAGATAGAAGATCTTCGTATGAAACTTCAG GGATCACATGCCGGGGTGCTGGAGCAAGAAATATTGAAGTTAAGAAATGACTTACTACAG TATGAACTAGAGCGTGAGAAGCTGGAAATGGAACTGGAAGAGCAGCGGAAATCACATAAACAACAGGAACAATGCATCAGGGATCAACAGATGAAAACTGACAATCTCAGTGGTCTTTCTACTATTTCAGACTTCGAAAGAAGTTCTAGTCAG GCACAGGATTCTGGGACACACAGCCTTAAGGAAGACAGTAGTGACAGCAGTAGTAAATCTCAAGGAGATATCTTCAGTACCCCATCAAATTTCAAGGCAGCTACCCATTCCTTCATTGTCAAGCGTTCAAATTACTCACCATTGCCCAGTTTTAGCCCTCTTCCAGATGCTTTTAGCAATGTGGTTGATGAAGACACATGGTTGAAAATGAACAAAGGTTTCATAGCTGACCTTGATTCCCTTCAAATGACTCCTGCAAGAAAAGTTCAATCCTTTCCGCCAAGTGACGAAGTTCCT GGCTCAACTGAGAACTACAAGCAGGATGTCCAGAATTTGAAGAGACAACTAGAACTTGCCGTTGGAGAGAGAGATGATCTCAAG AGGAAACATGCTGAACAAGCTGCACTGAACGATCAATTAGTTCGGGATATATCTGAACTACAAAAAGAAGCAAAGCTTATTCGAGAAATCCCTCATAGGCTTTCTGAATGTGCAGCAACTTGCAAAGACTTTTATGTGGATGTGTTATCAAAGACTCAG AGCTTTATATCTGATGAAAAATCTTCGGTGGCAACATTGCTGTCAAGCATAAGTGAAATTGGCACAAACCTCTTTACAACTCTCGAAACCCATTTCTCAGAGGCATTTGATGATGGCCAAAGATCATTCTTTGCGAGTAGTTCTCTAATCCAAGAACAACACAAAGTGCTCTCTGAGAGGTTGAACAGCGCTGTTAAATTATTGGTATCATCAGAGCCATCAAGTGTTGAGAATGAACAAGTGAGGAATTCGCCATTCAGCAGTAAATACAAG GACTACGCAAGGGGAGGAGAAACTGCCGGTTGGGAGGAAAAACTCAGCAATGAGCTCAACACTATCAAGGAAAGATACCGCGGCCTGGAGGAAGAGCTGGATTCGAATAACCAGCTTCTGGAGAAATCCAAGCAAAGATACGATGCCTTGGAAGCTGAATTTCGGCttttgaaagaagaaagagattCCTTGCACAAAAAGGTATCTGAATCATCTCAAACACTTGCTCTGGTTACCGACCAAAAGGAAAATGTTGTGAAGGATCTGAATCATGAGTTGTTGAGAAGGAaagatcttgaagaacaaaTCAAACAGTTCCGTGTTGTTTTTGGTTGTCGGAAGACATCGCTCATGTCTTTCCATAGTGAGTTTAAGTCGAAACTCGAGAGTTTGAGGGCCAAAAATCCAGATTCAGTACCCAAATTTGTTGGATGTTGA